The sequence below is a genomic window from Coffea arabica cultivar ET-39 chromosome 4c, Coffea Arabica ET-39 HiFi, whole genome shotgun sequence.
TGAATTACATTAAATGGAGTATAACTACTTAGCattacaataaataaattaggTTATATTCAATAATAACCGACAGTAAATAAGGGCATCCTCGAGAAATTACAAATTAACTACATATATATTcataattggaaagtggactacaatttaaGATAGATGAAGAAGGAAAACAAGTTTATAAAACAAGTCTGGGGCATTTTAGAgaaattacaaattaaatatgtcaacatttttcaattgaagaTTGGATTATAATTTGAGAtggttgtaaaaaaaaaaaaattttctgtcaAAATGGCACGGAGGGAGTATAAATATCAATTTCTTGTTGGAAGAAATTATGCGAGTTTCAATGTCGGACTCGGAGAGCACACATAGAAGGCAGCTTTAACAAGAAAAAACCAATGTCAATATtctattttgtcatcatcaattATTCAATCAAGTAACAATCTATATGCCATAACTTATTCACTATGATTTCatcaaggcaatgatatattaaataaaaaaaatcaaaatatgctGGTAATGTAAAGACCTTTGTTTCTTTGCATGGTAGAGTTAAAGTTTAGGAATAATCAAATCCCCTTCTGATGCTTACTGGAGATCCCAAAGAAATACCGGGGAATGCATGTGGTACCTTTTTAACACTCGGATCACGTAATGATGAGACAGAACATGGTAAAGGTTTGAAATCCATCGGTCCTTAATACAAACTACAAGAAACGCAGGTCCCATTCAAATTGAATAGCTACAAATGTAGAAATAATCACGCCCATGATATCCATCCCTAATAAAGGTCTCAGCGGCTCTGGTGGATTCTCAAATCTTTCATTTAAGTTATGAAGGAATTGGTGGATGGAATCACGACTAAGATGAAGAAGGCACTGTTCTTAAATGAAGTGGATATGCATCGTAGTCCATCATTTGGTCCAGTTCCAGCCTTCCAAGTTCCAATTCAATTAGTAGGCAATCAGGCATCCAGCATTAATCAATCCAACTCCAAAATAAAATAGGATCAAAAGGCATTCGAACTCAGAATTAACTTAATTCATACTTACCTCTAAAACATGTCAATCGATTGAATCTTATCCAGATCCAACGCATTTGGATAGGATCtggatttaatttttcaaacttagagCTCACCCAAAGTCAAATTCTATTTATAGGTAAGAAAGTCATGGATTTGGATTGGGTCTAATATTATGTGATTTAGATCTAAATCAGATTTTACCTAGAgccatacacacacacacacacatatatatatataataataataataataatcaaatATCTTATGGCTATTGGATCGAATATAGGAAGAATTCATAACTATTAGATTAAATAATATGCTCTTAATCTAAGAAAACACCATCTAATCTCACCTATCTATTGCGCGCCTCTCGCCTTTGACTCCCACTCTATCTCATTTCAACTTAttgaatgttaattttattatttaaagatggcatttatgttatttttgaactgtatatatttttaaaatatttttgctTTAGTTCTTTACTGTATGTTTAGAAAAATACCTACAGATACCCATTAGATACCTAAACCCATGAGGATTTGGGTtccaatttatttttcaaacctATAAGGATTTCAAAATTTGGGTTTGAGTGTAACTAAATTTAATATGTTTGGATTTGGATCAAAGGGATCCAATCCAAGTCCTACCTATTGACATGTCTATCCCCCTCCTTGTGTTTGAACTGACATAATGGCATAATATCTTGAacttttttgactaattttctGACCTTTGATTACGTAAAAGTGGCCAATATTTTGTGAACGAAGACCCGATTTAGCCAGGCTCGTCTACTCCGGCAAATTGAATATCCATTGAAAATCAATAGCATATGATAGCAAAAGGGAAATCAACTGGAAAGCAAGTCGATGGAAAGGGATACAAGTTTACAATAGCCAGCCATGCAAGTTGCCACCCAAGCAAATGACGAGAATGGTTCCAAAATGATCAAGAATCCATGTAACATCTCATCATAACACAAGAAAACGACTCCTAAACCGAAAACCACATGGTATGGTTGCATCAGAACTTTCACCTATTGTGGTAGCTATGGACTGCGGTCTTGTTTTGAATAAGCTAAATAGAGATCAAAATATACAGTGTAATCCTCGAGAAACAGACATTGTGATGTAGGCCAGAGCCAGTGTCTGTTACATTCTTGTTCGGTCTATTAAGCTATAGTGATTATCCAATCAACAATTACTTTTTGTGTCGATGGAACATGCATGAAAAAGTTGCAGAAAAGAATCAGTAACATGGGAAGTCGCCATCGCTTATACAAGGGAGACAGAATCCACATATTTTCTTCCCTTCAATCCTCAGTTTTCAGTAGCGTCCAAAGTTTCTTCACGTGATCGTTAGAAATTTGTTCCAAGGATTGATGAGAGCAGCGTTACCTGTTACGTACGTTTGAAAGTTCTAAGcttacactttttttttggaagaactTTGATGATTTAGTCTTTATTACACCCACAGTTCATGTTTTAGGGTAATTAATGTATACATGAGATCGATTCACTAGTGTACAATTTATCAGTATATCAAAAATTAGTACAATTATCATTTGCACAAAATTGTAGCTATCACAAATCTTCCACAGTTTAAAACccttaattttttgaaataattaaaCACACATCGACACTAAATATTGTGCATTGTCGTGCTGACATTCCCTTGctaatttgataaaaataaggACTCGATCTGAGCTCTTTAACGTTTTGAATATCACTCTTAATctgttataatataaatgtacaaTTCATATAAATAATAGAATCCAAGTTATTTGAGATTCTAGTTTTATCAGTATTAAATCCTAATTGCATTTTAATTCCGATCGAGAAAcagctatatatagccttagcATTGATCCGGGCTGACACCAATTAGTTTCTTGGCCAAATCATAACTGATGCGCGTCTCTTGCTGCTGTATATTACCAATGATGGAAATTGAGTCTGAAGGAGCGAAAGCGAAGCAGAACTTGCCCCTGGAATCAACTGGGATTAGGCAATTTTTCGGCTTCAATGACCACGTTTTCCCACCAGAAAAATGAAACGACACAGTTGGAACCTCCACTTCATCAGGGATGGAGGACAAATCATAACATGTATCAAACAGAGAATAACCACTCGTGGGATGTAGGTTCTTAGCATGCTTAGCAAAAGTGTCACGCAGGGACTCGTATGCCCGAGTCACTAGTCGAGTCACTACTGTTCCCGAGTCAACCATAACTCCCCCGGTTCCGTCACTTCCAACCTGAAAAACTGAGGGTTGAATCGGCAATTTTTCTCCTGCAACACTAATTCCCACGAGATCTACATAAAAGTATATATCGAATTTCGGGTTATAAACCATTGGAATAATGATTGAGCCACTAGGTGGAACTGAGTTGAACTCGAGAGTTGAAGATGAATGGGAGTCCATGTCCACGAGACAATACGAAAATGACGTCGCTTTAATTTGTGAAGGAAATGACAGCGATCCAACTCCTAACCCGATTAAACCGGCTGATCCAGAaaataacccctcattatcatgCCCGCATCCGACAGCAACATTGCTAACTGAACCGGACCTCCCAAATGTCACCGTTTCCGTGCCAAAGTCCCCGGACGTAAATGACCCATCCCCATAGGACACGTAATAATGACACGCGTCATCAGTGCAACCGTTGATTTTAAGGGAATTACACTGCCGGGAAGAGCATGATAGGGTATTAAAAGTGGATGATCCGGACGGGTTAAAAATCGGGTCGGACTGTTGGTAACAAGAGTCACAAGGCTGGCACTGGAGCCAGCTAACGTCGCTTCCAGTATCTATTGACATGAAGAATTCTTTAACGGGTCGGCCCAGCCCGACCCTGGCTAAGTACTCAAAGGTTCCCTGGCTTTCCCCTGAGGTTACTGGGGATTGCAGGTCCTCGGGTTGGATGAGCCTTTGATGAACGGTTTGAGAAATAGGGAGTTGAAGCTTGTAGTTGATGGACTTGACTCGAGCTGAGTCGTAGGCTAGTCGGGATACTGTGAGTGCAGAATAGTTTTGGTGGTGGGGTTTCACCACAGAAATGCGTGGATGGAGAGAAACTGAGAACACGGATGAATTAGCAGCGGAGGCGGCGGCGGTAATGGTGGGGGACGGAGGAGTCGCTTTTGAGAAGAGTTGAAGAGTTTTATGAATGGAGGCAGCCACGTTAAGGACTTGAAAGTGTTGgttttcttcttgttcttgAGGAAGCGAATAAACAAGAGACGAGTGGCAGATGGAGAAGAGGATTaaaatgaagaagaggaagaagaacaaGGCATTGAAAGTGGAGGGTGTTTTAGTTGGAGccatttgggggggggggtagttttctggtttccttGGGACAGAATGCACAGGAGGGAAGCAATGAGAAATGGACTTGCTTTATAGGCAACTAGACATGCATGTATGATAATTCACAATATGCAAGTAAAGCACAAGAATAGTAAGGCACTGGCCTCTGGAACAAAACAAATTATTGCATGGCTCCTGTAAAATTTCTATCCTGATAGCGGTAGTAGTAAAATTCTTGTATGATATGTCAAAATATCCTTTATAAACAGACATAAGCGACAGATGCAAAAGATTCACATGCAGCAGACATCCAACCTAAAAGTAACCTGATTAGGGGCAATCAGGGACCAAAGTTGGTGGGGTACAAAGCAAAATTTGGAATGGTGCCTCATCTAAGGTCTAGACAAAACCTAAATGAATTACAGCCCATGCCACAACTTGTGTGTTATTAGGCGCCAACTTAGAGCTGATTGTGAAGGTCCAACTACTTGAGTTGATGGTGCCGTAGCACAATAACTGTTAGGATGGACAAAATATATGACAAGTATTTGTACTTATGGAGCAAAGCATGCCTTACTGCAGCTAATCCCCAAAATGTTAaacctgtttctttcttttcagccATCAATACCAACACATACCACTTTGAAATGAAGAATTGTATGTGCTTATATCTAAATAGTTGATACAAGTCAAATATGaaacatcaaaaaaaaaaaaaaatagtatgtACCAATCCAGAAAACTTAAATACACAAGTTAAAGATGAAACATCAAAACAAGCTGAAAAATGAAGTTCAATCCCAGAAATTCTAAGCCAAAGTTTTGGACTACAGTATAAACCTTTGTTGGGAAGCATCATACTTCCACAAGAATGTTATTTTAGAAGCCTTGCTGCCAGGACTCGAGCGTTTCACATTAAAGACTTCTGCGCCTGGATCCGGTGGATAGTCAACTGCTTCAGAAGTATCCAGTTCGCAACTGATTAGCCTCTGGTCTTTGCCCGGACTATTGCTAAGTTCCCTGGCCTTTTCTAGTACAAACTGACATACAGGTAAGAAAATGATCAGCAAAGGAAGGTTAGTACACAGGTCGAGCTAATCCGAGTAAATATGCGACgcaatgaaacaaaatttttttttaatgtgtaCAAAAGTTATTTAATTTGCATGCTACAAATCATACGTCCACATGATTGCAGTTTGAATGCATCGATAAAGAGGGCATCactaatctaaatttatatattaaaaggTAAGAACAGCTTACCTTACTCAGTCTGTCATGAATAGCCATGTCCTGCACAAGAATAATTCCATTAGGTTAGGAAGTATAGTTTGAAACGAAAAATTAACGAGGAGATTATATATTCAAAAGAATATTTAATGAACTAGATGATGGATAGAAGACCAAACCTTGATTGGCAGCTCATCCGTAATCTTCATCTGCAAAAGAATTGAAACTCAGAAACCCATGCatagagaagagagaaaagggaggggGGTACATAATTTCAAGATTTTTACGTCCATTGTCGAATGGCATCACATATAACTCTCAAATCAAGTAAAGCAACAAAAACATATTCACGGAACCTTAGATAAGTTGTTAAGAAAGAAGTGCAGTACCTGATGTTCAGGATAGGCGATCAGTTTCAAATCTTCCCAATGCTCTAACGTCCTGTGAAAATACTTCAATCGCAAAAGCCACTCAATTGAATGTCCTCTAAAGAACAAACTAAAGTTAATCTGAAGTTTGTTCGAGGCATTGCAAGGAAGAAAAGGTTTATCGCAGTTGCTGAATTCAAGCAACTCTAACTTTGGAGCATCAAGTTGAGTAGCTGACATGTGACTGCAATCTCTAAAGATCAATCTCTTGAGATTTTGGTTTGAGATCTTGAAACCCGCATAACTTTTGCAGCCACGTATATCCAATGTTTCAAGAAAGAGAAGCTGAGATATTGGTGTCTCTAACATATCTATGTCAGCGGCACCATTCGCATATATCTTCAACTCCTTCAGTGCTGTAGCACAAGCTGTCCAGTCAATGGTCAATGGCCAAAGTTCTTTGACTTCTTTCAATGTCGCAAATGAGAAAGTACGAAGCTTAGCTGCATTGATTTGAATAATGTCAACCATATCACAGAACAAACACTCAAAATCCTTCAATTCAGGTAAGTTCGGGACAGAGAGAAGTTTGTCCATCCAACTGCAGTATGATATCTTCACATACTCAACCAGTGGGCATCCAAGGAGAAACCTTTCCAATAGAGACTTATCATCAAAGCAGGAATGACATAATGAAAGGCTCTGCAGTTGGGGAAGTTTGATGTCCAAACAAGTTGCAAATCTACAACCACTCAGGCCCAAAATTTTTAGCCACCTAGCTTCAACAACAAATTGAGGTATAGCATAATGGAGCCTTTGACGATTTGAAAAAGCGTTAACGCGATGACCAACATCTTTACCACTGGTGAAGCAGTCAATGCGAAGAACAAGCTCTGGCACAGTCCTCATCATTGCATAATCAATCCATAGATCCAATCTTGGAGCCAGTGAGCCCATCTTAGGGAAGTCAATATACAATTGGAATCTCTGTATATTTAAGTTTTCTATAAAGCGCCGTCTGATGAATTTTCCTGCCATTGACAGGAAATGGCCTTTTCTGCTGCCACTGCCAGTACAGTCAAACGTTGGACAAGGAACCTCTGCACCACGTTCTTGAACCCATCCTactcctttttcttcttgttcttcGACCTGGTCCGACGTAGTGCAGATAAAATGGTAGACAACAAATGAATAAAGGGTCCAAATACGATACCAGGACTTGGACAGGATGGAGGTGCAGGCAACATCTCGGGTGGGTAAAAACGAATAGATGTGATGAATGATCGAATCAGACAGCCGGGAGAAGTGATTAAGGTTCGCATCCTTCCGAGTAGTCTTAGGTTGCACCTCGTTTCCTGTCAATGACcaacaaaatgaaattaatgatATTTCATTAGTAGTCCATGTCAAAGGGTACTGATTGAAGAACTTAGTGAATTCGTAAAGACTACCTGGTTCCATGATAgacaaatatcaaaagaaaccTTAGTAATACTTCCTGCATTAGTAAGAATTACGTTAGAATAAGATCTTCAAAATTCAAGTTTAgacatctctttttttttcttcaaacaaaaaaagcaaaattgaaATTAAAGCGAGAAAAgtgttctaaaaaaaaaaaattatccacaTCTAGTCGGAATAGTAGTGTAGAATGGCGGCGCAATCACGACTTGGATGATCATGTAAACTTCAAAAGTATCTatactatatattatatataaaggGAGAGCATTGAATTTGcagtggaattttttttttgtttgggtcaCTTTTTAGATTTTTAACTTTTTACAATCATTGAATTATAACTTTAccatctaatcacatattacCAACCAATGTAATCACTAATTTTCACCCATAACCATTTGCAAATATGTAACCaccaaattaattaaaatttcattcaaaaaatttttaaaaggtcaaagttttttttttttgttcatgaaaattTTATACTAAATTCTTTCATATAAAAAATGATTGTTCCTAAATTACATACTTCGGGTGGGCCCTTATCACTAGTCATTTTTCAAGAAAGTAAactaattttttacaattattcATGATCattcaaaaatgagaaaaactgCATCATTAGATGTCAATCTATACCGCTGTTCATTTGTTGAGTTTGTTAATTGTTCGTTACCCCTTCCCATCTAATCAAAATTCATCTATTTGGGAATTCTAGTGATAGAGAACAAATTCAAGTTCCTTTCGTTAGTTTggcagtgaaaagaaaagaagaagttactcgattttccctttattttgtTGCATCATATTCCAATAGTTCCGCAAGGGCAAAGTTGGGAAATTCGCAAGTTTAAACTAACGATCTTTTTTCCCGCATTTTTCAAAGGCtcgacaaaaataaacaaataaattatttattctCTGATGACAAAGGATCTTTAGAAATCCCTCCATTTCTCCTCTTCAATTCTTCTGCAGTGAAACTCCCAAAACAACGACAACATTTAGACCAGGGCAGGTACAGTTACGGATTACAGCATGATGACAGGGGAAAAAATGGAGGAGGCAAAAAAATGGAACAAGTCAAACTTGgcttaaaaaaaaagtgtttgaATAATGAAACAGGAGTCTTAATTTAGCAAAACCATGATCCTCTGCCAGGATGATCAACATAACAGATGAAGATAAATAGATTCTATAAGAAATCATGTGCAGAAACAATCACAAACAGATGAAGATAAATAGATCCTATGAAAAAAATCATGCGCAGAAATGTATTTCAAGCAGTGGGAATTGGATTTCAATCAAAATCCAATTAGGATTTTGTCATAGAAGTCTGTAATCCCTAAACAATCAAGATCAATTCCTAAAAATCAATTCTAATCTTACCACATGGGGATGGCATGCAGGCAACCTAAGTACAATCGAGGTGGAAtctcaaaaatcaagaaattcaacTGCTTCATTTCAATAAAACTGAGACATTTGCTCCAATTCAATGTCAGActgggtattttttttttctttgtgatTAATCTCTTTCCTTAAGAAAAATTTCCATGTAGAAGAGGATGAATACCTGCAAACTTATGACCAGCGAGCGGCTGCGGGGGGTTGGGCTCAGGGAGATGTGAATTGTTTGGGAATGGGAGAAAGAGTAAATGGTGCATGAGTGGATCCCTTAAATACACTTGGAAGTCAAGACCAAATTTAATTACTCAtgctattttcattttttttctctaacaTGAAATAAGTTAACAGTGGAcgaaattgatgaaaaatagTTCTAACTCGTGATTTGTATTCAGAGATCCCGCAAAAATGCCAGCATAGGCTCACAAATGTGTTACagtgtgaaaattttgaagtcCTATTTTCAGACTTTAAACGGCTACTTCCCGacaaattgtttttttttttttaaataacgaGTCATATTAGATCACTTGATAGTCAAAAATTCTTTATCCgtttaatgaattttttttattttgacatttggcCTTGTCACTTTCATGTAAATTGCTTGTTGACTGTAAGCAATGATTAAAACTCTTAATTATGTTTGAATTCTAAATTGTAATCCtggcttttcatttttttttcttcaaaagaaaaaaaaatgcataagtttttttttttttttttgggcataaGCTATCTTTTGTTCACTTGTAAATGAGAGGGTTACAATGTTACATGATGAATATTGCTTTTGGGGCCTTTTTGGATTTGAGGTTTTGGGTGACAATCTTTGACCCTCCATTGAGCTTGCCATGCTGTCTTTATTGGAG
It includes:
- the LOC140005199 gene encoding protein ASPARTIC PROTEASE IN GUARD CELL 1-like, whose protein sequence is MAPTKTPSTFNALFFFLFFILILFSICHSSLVYSLPQEQEENQHFQVLNVAASIHKTLQLFSKATPPSPTITAAASAANSSVFSVSLHPRISVVKPHHQNYSALTVSRLAYDSARVKSINYKLQLPISQTVHQRLIQPEDLQSPVTSGESQGTFEYLARVGLGRPVKEFFMSIDTGSDVSWLQCQPCDSCYQQSDPIFNPSGSSTFNTLSCSSRQCNSLKINGCTDDACHYYVSYGDGSFTSGDFGTETVTFGRSGSVSNVAVGCGHDNEGLFSGSAGLIGLGVGSLSFPSQIKATSFSYCLVDMDSHSSSTLEFNSVPPSGSIIIPMVYNPKFDIYFYVDLVGISVAGEKLPIQPSVFQVGSDGTGGVMVDSGTVVTRLVTRAYESLRDTFAKHAKNLHPTSGYSLFDTCYDLSSIPDEVEVPTVSFHFSGGKTWSLKPKNCLIPVDSRGKFCFAFAPSDSISIIGNIQQQETRISYDLAKKLIGVSPDQC